The following proteins are encoded in a genomic region of Streptomyces lunaelactis:
- a CDS encoding transglycosylase SLT domain-containing protein, with protein MTVTTRTSSSRIARFRKFSVVGIATAGAAAAVLTLAPSPAQAAELTSATASATKISAADAPAAKTAAKAKKAKKTYPNNLDGWIKESLAIMKAKGIPGSYEGLHRNIMRESGGNPNAENGWDVNAQNGTPSKGLLQVIQPTFDAYHVAGTPNDLTDPVANITAAANYAADKYGSIDNVDSAY; from the coding sequence ATGACCGTCACCACCCGGACCAGCAGCAGCCGCATCGCCCGATTCCGTAAGTTCTCCGTCGTCGGCATAGCCACAGCCGGTGCCGCGGCAGCGGTTCTCACGCTGGCACCTTCGCCCGCCCAGGCCGCCGAACTGACGTCGGCGACCGCCTCGGCGACCAAGATCTCGGCGGCCGACGCCCCGGCGGCCAAGACTGCGGCGAAGGCCAAGAAGGCCAAGAAGACCTACCCCAACAACCTCGACGGCTGGATCAAGGAGTCGCTGGCCATCATGAAGGCCAAGGGCATCCCCGGCAGCTACGAGGGCCTGCACCGCAACATCATGCGCGAGTCCGGCGGTAACCCGAACGCCGAGAACGGCTGGGACGTCAACGCGCAGAACGGCACGCCGTCCAAGGGCCTGCTCCAGGTCATTCAGCCGACCTTCGATGCTTACCACGTCGCGGGCACCCCGAACGACCTGACCGACCCGGTCGCCAACATCACCGCGGCCGCCAACTACGCCGCCGACAAGTACGGCTCCATCGACAACGTCGACTCCGCGTACTGA
- a CDS encoding type II toxin-antitoxin system VapC family toxin, producing MNRSPAVPGGTLVLDSEGLAKAVLRDRDVAGWLALARADDMRVITSAATLVEVVHPRIKRPALEWTLSRIAVEPLTEPIARHSAALLADAGLHGHKYAIDAMLCATALAAPGPVTALTSDPEDLAALCGSRVTVIKV from the coding sequence ATGAATCGCTCCCCCGCCGTGCCGGGCGGAACTCTGGTCCTCGACAGCGAAGGGCTGGCCAAGGCCGTGCTGCGCGATCGCGACGTCGCCGGATGGCTCGCCCTGGCGCGTGCGGACGACATGCGAGTGATCACCAGCGCGGCCACCCTGGTCGAAGTGGTGCACCCAAGGATCAAACGCCCGGCTCTCGAATGGACGCTGTCCCGCATCGCCGTCGAGCCGCTCACAGAACCCATCGCCCGCCACTCGGCGGCCCTGCTCGCCGATGCCGGCCTGCACGGGCACAAGTACGCCATCGACGCCATGCTCTGCGCCACCGCACTCGCGGCGCCTGGTCCCGTCACCGCGCTTACCTCGGATCCCGAGGACCTCGCCGCTTTGTGCGGGAGCCGCGTGACGGTCATCAAGGTCTGA
- a CDS encoding CopG family transcriptional regulator: MSEPTQKYSITMPRDIAEAARARSGPSGLSAYVAAAVARQIERDNLNELIAVAEAEHGPITEAEIQAKRDLLQRAREQQRSSGADAA; this comes from the coding sequence ATGAGTGAGCCTACCCAGAAGTACTCGATCACGATGCCCCGCGACATCGCGGAAGCAGCCCGAGCCCGCAGCGGACCCTCCGGCCTGTCCGCCTACGTCGCTGCGGCCGTCGCCCGTCAGATCGAGCGGGACAACCTCAACGAGCTCATCGCAGTCGCCGAAGCCGAGCACGGGCCGATCACCGAGGCAGAGATCCAGGCCAAGCGTGATCTGCTGCAGCGCGCCCGTGAGCAGCAGCGTTCCAGCGGAGCGGACGCCGCATGA